Part of the bacterium genome, AAGACGCTCACGAAGACCGACGACTCGCGCGGGACCTCGCGGGCGCCCGCGACGAGCGCGCCCAGATCGGCCGCCACGGCGGATTCCTCGAACTGTCCGTCCCGGTACATCCGGAACAACCCTTTGAGACTCGTGCGCTTGAAATCCCCCCACGCGTCCACGACGACGGCGTCGAACGCACGCACCGCATCATATGAGAACTCATACGGCCCGATGCTCACCGCCGCCATGCCGCGATGCACCCAGCCGGCGTGAACGAACGGCGACGCTGCGGCGGTGCATGCGATCACGACGTCGCTCTCTTCCACCGCTGGCGGACCGAGGTCGCTCACCTCCGGCGTCCACGGAAGACTGGTCAGTCTGCGCACCAGCCGCTCCGCGTGGTCGCGGGTGCGATTCGCGAGGACGAGACGACGCGCCCCCGGCAGCGCCGCCGCCAGCATGCGCAGATGCATCTCCGCCTGGAGTCCGGCACCGATGAGGGTCACGGTCGCGGCGTCGGTCCGCCGCAGGCGCTGAAGCGCGACGCCTGTGGTAGCCGCCGTCCGGACCGCGCCGATGAGTGCGCTCTCCATGACCGCGAACGGACGGCCCGATTTTGGATCCGTCAGCACAATGAGCCCCATGACGGCGGGTTCCTGCCCGTCCGGTGCGCCGTGAGACACACGGTGCGCCGTCCATTTGATGCCGGCCACGGGTTCGGGTCCGCCCAGGTACGCCGGCAGCGCATAGGCGCCCGTTTCGTCTTCGCCCGCCGCGTGGCGGTCCACCGTCGCGTGCCAGCGGAGCACCGTTTCGGGCGGCATGATCGTCTCGCCGGCATTCTGCAGGCGCAGGGTCGCCTCAACGTCGGCGACGGCGGCATGCATGTCGAGCGCGCCGCAGGCGACCACGTCGTGCCGGCTGAGAAACCGAACGGCGATGTCCGGCAGTGTCACACCGGTCCCCGCGCGGGCGCGCCTCGCGCCGTCACCGGGCAGCGGACTCCGCAGAGAGCAGGGCGTCGGCGAACGCAAACACGCTCGGCATGCCGCCGGTATGGACGAAGACCACCCGCGGCGATCGGCCGAGACGGCCGTTCCGCGCGAGCGCGATCAGCCCGTCCATCGCCTTCCCCGTGTAGACGGGGTCCAGCATGATCCCCTCGGTCTGCGCCGTCTGACGGATCGCCGCGATCCCGCCGTCCGTCGGCACCGCGTACCGAGGCCCCACGTGCTCGTCGGTGAGGATCAGCGCTTCGTGCGCGCCAGTCTCCGTCCATCCGAGAAGTGCGCGTGTGTCCGCGGCGAGCTCAAGCGTCCGCTCGCGCACGCGGTCCGCCGGCCACGCGACGCTGATGCCGAGCAGCCGCGTCTCCGGCCAGACGCGCTCGAGCCCCACGAGCAGTCCCGCGAGCGTTCCGGCCGAGCCGGCCGCCGCGACGACGTAGTCCGGGCCGCGATCGTCGAGCCGCGTCCACTGCTCCGCCAGTTCTTCCACCGCCAGGACGTAGCCGAGCGCGCCTTCCGCCGATGCGCCGCCGAGCGGGATGACGTACGGACGCCGGCCCGCGGCGCGGAGTTCCTCCGCGCGGGCCTCGATCCGCGCTGCGACGAGGTCCAGGTATTCATCGTACGGCAGAAAGTCCAGTTCGGCGCCGAGCAGACGGTCGAGCAGCAGGTTGCCCTGCCAGGTGTTCGGAGCGGCGCCCCGGAGGACGAGCAGTGAGTCCATGCCGAACCGGCGCGCCGCGGCTGCGACGATGCGGGCGTGATTCGACTGGTGGCCGCCCGTCGTGATGATCACGTCGGCGCGTTGCCGGATCGCCTCCGGCATGAGAAACTCGAGCTTGCGGACCTTGTTGCCGCCCCCGCCGAGCCCTGTGTAATCGTCGCGCTTCATCCAGAGCCGCATATCGAGGGCGCGGCCGAGCCGCTCCAGCGGTTCAAGCGGCGTGGGCAGCACCGCGAGCGGGACGCGCGGAAAATCGGTCGGATGCTTCACGCTTTCAACCCCCGGATGTCCAGTGGCGCCACCGCGTCGAGGGCGCTCCACGGTATCGATGCATCGACCCAGCTCTGGAGCCGGTTGAGGTACAGCACCACCGCGTCGACGACATCCAATCCCTCGGGGGCGGTCTCCGCGTCATCGATGGCGGAGGCGGCCTTTCGCAGCACGGCGGCCGCCGCTGCGCACTTCCACAACTCCAGCCGTCCGGCGCACGTGGCGGCCATGCCGGCGAGGAGCCGCCGCACCCGCGTCCAGTCCTCGCGCCCCGCGCGGACGTCGCGGCACGCAAAGTACAGGAAACCGGCCGTCCAATAGAGGTCGAAGTTGGCGTAGAGCCGTTTGACCATGTCTCGGCTCGGCGGCCGGTGGGCCGCCGCGATCCCGTCGAGATCCGCCGGAGGGGTACCCCAGCCGGTTGTGACAGCATCGCGGATTTCCGCCGCGACCGCTTCGGCGCTCATTGGTCGTCCTCGATGTCGAGGCGGATTGGGAGTGCGCCGTGACGCCACAGGTCCGGTCCGACGGCGCGCAGCGCATCCAGGCCGTCGGCCACTCGGGCGAACAGTCCGACCGAGCCGAACGGCACGATGCCGCCGTAGAAAATGCACACCGTCTGCCGGTCGGGGTAATAGCCGACGTCTCCGGCCTCGACCCCGGTCGCCGGGTTTTCCGCCGGCCATGCGCCGGGGACCATGAAGTAGACCTCGTCACCGGCGAACTTCGCGCGCACGAGATGACTCTGCACCGGCAGGACGGCTTTCAGCGACGTGCACGTATTCGGCGCACGGTCCAGCAGCAGCCGCAACCGGCAGGTGTGCCCGCCGACCCGCAGGCTTAGGAAATCTTCCGACATCGACACGCTCCTTTTGTGGAATCTCATGCCGCGGGCGAACCCGTCAGGCGATCCGCCAACCAGTCGCCCCAGAGGTTGATGCCGAGCAGCAAGATCGCCAGTGCCAGCCCCGGGATCATGACAGGCCACCACGCGATGGCGATGGAATTGAGCCCCTCGTTGAGCAGCGCGCCGAGGCTCGGCGTCGGGGGTTGCACGCCGAATCCCAGAAAGCTCATCGTGCCTTCGAGCAGCACGAACCGGGCCAAGTCGATCGTGAGCACGACGAGCAGCGTCGCGCCCATGTTCGGCAGCATGTGCCGGCCGAGAATGCGCGCGTCGGTCGCGCCCGAGGCCCTGGCTGCGCTGACGTACTCGCGTTCACGCAGCGCGAGCGCCTCCCCCCGCGCCACGCGGGCATAGGTGACCCACCCGGTGATGCCCATGACCAACACCAGATTCCGAATGCCGGGTCCCAGGACCGCGACCACGAGCAACGTCAGCAACACGAACGGCACGGCGAGCTGCACGTCGACCAACCGCATGATGATCGCGTCCGCCCGTCCGCCATAGTAGCCGCTCACGAGCCCCAGCGTGACGCCCAGCACCAGCGCGATCGCCGCGGCGGCCGCGGACACGAGTAGTGAGACACGCACGCCGACGAACGTCCGCGCGCAGAGGTCGCGGCCCAGGGCGTCGGTGCCGCACAGGTGCCCCGCGGCGCCGGGCGGCACGAGCGTGAGGCCGAGGTTTTGGGCGGTCGGTCCGCCGCCGAACCGCGGCGCCGCGATTGCGGCGGCCAGCAGGAACGAGACTAGCGCCATGCCGGCGAAGCCTTCCGCAGCGCCTCGGAAACGACGAGGGCGCGCCGGTGCGGTCGTGACCGCCGGCCCGGGCATCGCGCACAGCGTCCGCGCGTTCAGCACCGCTTACCGGAGCTTGATGTCCGCGACCTGGATGCGCGCGTCCGGCCGCGGCGTCCAGGCGACTCTCGAGTCCAGGCCATAGAGGCTATCCTCTTGGTACAGCGTCAGGAGAGGCACCTGGTCGTGGACGAATTCCTGGATCTTCGTGTAGAGAGCGAGGCGCGCGGACGGGTCCGTGGCATGCCGCGCGTCGTCCAAGAGCCGGTCCAGTTCAGGCATGTTGACCGTCGAATACGGCTGGTCGGAGTGCAAGATCGGGTAGATTGCCGCGTCGGCGTCGAGTGTTTGCGTGCTCCCCCAGCCGAGCATGTAGATCGGCGCTTGCTTATGGACCGGGACGAGTTGTGCGTACACCGTCCACTCCGGAACGCTGAGTTTCGCCCGCACGCCGACCGCAGCGAACTCCTGGGCGATGGCCTGCGACACTTCGGCGCCCATAAGGTACCGGCTTGTTCCCTGCATGTCGATCGCGAACCCTTCGGGGAAGCCCGCTTCGGCGAGGAGGCTCTTCGCACGCGCCGGGTCGTACGGATAGGGTGTGATCTTCGCATCGTACCCGAAGTCGAAGGCGCCCACCTGCGTCCCGCTGATGGTGGCGAAGCCGCGCAGGATCGTTTTCACGATCGTTGGCAGATCCATCGCGTACGCGAGCGCGCGCCGGACGTTCGCCTTATCGAGCGGCGCCGTGTCGGTCTTCAGGCCAAAGTAGATCGTGAGCCCGCCGTGCGGCACGCGCTCCACGCGCAACTGCGGGCTGCGCTCGACCGTGGCCACCCAGGACACCGGCACCGGCTCGATGATGTCGGCCTCCTGCCGCTGCAGGGCCGCGATGCGGTCGACGTCGTTCGGGACCCAGCGGAACAAGACGTGCTTCACCTTGGGTGCGCCCCGCCAGTAGTCGTTGTTGGCGGCCAACTCGACGTAGTCGTCCTTGGCCCACCGGACGAATGCGTACGGGCCGGTGCCGACCGGGTGCGCGGCGAATCCGGCGTCGCCCACCCGCTCGACGTAGGCGGGCGGGACGATTTCGGTCGGATAGCGGCTGAACCTGGTCGGGATGAGCGGGTCCGGCTGAGCGGTGACCACGTTCACGGTGTACGGATCGACGACGTCCACCCGGGTCACGGTGTTGATGTACGAAATCGTAGGCGAGTGCTTCGCCGGGTCCAGGACGCGATCCACGGTAAACTTCACCGCGTTCGCGTCGAACGGCCCGCCGTTGTGGAACTTCACGTTGCGGCGAAGCACGAACTGCCACGTCGTCGGGTTGAGGAGACGCCAGGAGGTGGCGAGCCCCGGCGTCAGTTTCATGGTTTGGTCGCGGATCACCAGCGTGTCGAAGATGTTGTCGACGATAGTGCCCGGCTCCCGGAGAAAGCCGGGGTCCATCCCGAGTGTCGCCGCGGCGCGGGCGATCGTGACCGTCGCTGGCGCGGGCGCGGCCGTGGTCGGCGTCCACAGCGCGAGGAGTGGGAGAGTCGAAACCATCAGAACGACGGCGGTGCGCCGGATGGCTGCTCGTCGCATTGAGACCCCCTCATATTATGGGACAGCCTGTCCCGGAATATGCCAGATCTATTCCCGGTGGCACGGGTACCTCCTTCTTCGGTTAAGCTGATAAGTTAAGCTGATAAGCTGAATCCCTGAGGGAGGACCGATGGGCGGGAGACGCGAATTGGAGACCAGGCATGAATGTCGGGACGAGATGTCCCAATATCGAGGTCCACGATGCAGCGGGTTCAAGCCGTAGAACGGGCTGTCATGCTGCTCCGCTACGTCTCAAGCACCGGCGGGCCGGTTGGGATCCGCGAGTGTTCCCGGACGCTTGGCGTACCCCGCAGCGCCCTCCACCGCATCGCGCACACACTTGCCGCGACCGGGATGCTGCAGACCGATGCCGACGGGCGCTACCGGCTCGGTCCGCTCGCCCGTGGCATCGCCAGCGGCTTCGCCGAGGATCATCGGTTGCTGCGCGCGGCGATTCGTGAGATGGAGACGGAACTGAAGGACGTGACCTCCCATGTCGGGCGCGTCGACGGAGGACGCGTGCTGGTGTTGGCCGCCCGGGAGGGCCAAGGGCCGGTCAAGGTGAGCGTCCACGCTGGAGACCGCTTCTATGTGCACTGCACGGCCATCGGCAAGGCGCTACTCGCGTCGCTCGACGACGCGGAAGTCGCCGACACTGTGCGGGCGCACGGGCTACCGCCGCGGACGCCGCATACCATCACCACCGCGGCGGCGTTTCGCCGAGAATTGGCCCAGGTCCAGAAGCGGGGTTTTTCGGTGACCATGGAAGAGAGCACGCTGGGTGTGGCGTCGGTCGGCGCGCCGATCCGCACGGGCGGGGCGGTGCCGAGGATGGCGCTCAGCGTATCGGTGCCCGTGCAGGACGTGCGTACCCGCGAGGCGCTCAACCGCTTGGCGCAGCGCGTGCTTCTTTCCGCCGAGCGGATCGCCGCCGCAGTACCTGACTTCTCTCCGGACGGCGGACGGCAGGCGCCGGCACCGGCGGATGTTGCGACTCTCTGAAGCGGGTCTCCATCTCGAGCCGGGGAGCCGGGCGGCCGGCTTCCTGACGTTCGAGGCCGCCGCCCATGCCCCGGTGCGAATTCCGGTCGTCGCGGTGCAGGGACGCCAGTCTGGGCCGACCCTGTGGGTCCAGGCGAGCCTGCACGGCGACGAAGTGGACGGAGTCGTGGCGGTGCTGCGGTGGATTGAGAGGGCGTCCTTCGCGGATCTACGAGGCGCCGTGCTCGCCGTTCCCGTCCTCAACATGCCCGCATTTCTGGCCGGCACCGCGGCACACCCCGCCGACGGGGTGAATCTCAACCGCGCGTTCGGCAGTGCTGGCGACACCTGGACCGAGCGGTTCGCGTCGTGGCTTCTGCCCATCATTGCAGGGCACGCCGACGCCTTCGTCGATCTCCACGGCGGCGGCAGGGATTTGGAGGTTGAGCACTTCGCGTTCTGCGACGCCGCGCACAAGCCCAGCCGGGAGCTCGCGGCGGCGTCCGGCGTTCGCTACGTCTGCACCGCCCCGGCGGGCCACGCGGGGGCACTCTACCGTGTCCTCGCTGGTGAGGGCATTCCGGCCGTTCTGGTCGAGGCGGGCGGCGGAACGGCGTGGCGTGAGGATGCGGTGCGTCTGCACCAACGCGCGGTCGACAATGTGCTGGGAGCGCTTGGGATGATCGAGCGCCCCAGCCCGGCGGCGCCCCAGCCCCCGCCTCCGCTTATCGAGCGCACGGTGGAACTTCACGCCCGGGACGAGGCCGCTGTCGTAAGACACGCCGCAGTGGGCGCCGTGGTCGCGTTGGGCGAGACGGTCGTTGAGCTGCGGACGCTGACGGGCGAGGCCGGTCCGAGTATCTCGTCCCCGCTTCCGTCCGCCGTGCTGC contains:
- a CDS encoding D-cysteine desulfhydrase family protein, which encodes MKHPTDFPRVPLAVLPTPLEPLERLGRALDMRLWMKRDDYTGLGGGGNKVRKLEFLMPEAIRQRADVIITTGGHQSNHARIVAAAARRFGMDSLLVLRGAAPNTWQGNLLLDRLLGAELDFLPYDEYLDLVAARIEARAEELRAAGRRPYVIPLGGASAEGALGYVLAVEELAEQWTRLDDRGPDYVVAAAGSAGTLAGLLVGLERVWPETRLLGISVAWPADRVRERTLELAADTRALLGWTETGAHEALILTDEHVGPRYAVPTDGGIAAIRQTAQTEGIMLDPVYTGKAMDGLIALARNGRLGRSPRVVFVHTGGMPSVFAFADALLSAESAAR
- a CDS encoding cyclophilin-like fold protein — translated: MSEDFLSLRVGGHTCRLRLLLDRAPNTCTSLKAVLPVQSHLVRAKFAGDEVYFMVPGAWPAENPATGVEAGDVGYYPDRQTVCIFYGGIVPFGSVGLFARVADGLDALRAVGPDLWRHGALPIRLDIEDDQ
- a CDS encoding ABC transporter permease, which produces MALVSFLLAAAIAAPRFGGGPTAQNLGLTLVPPGAAGHLCGTDALGRDLCARTFVGVRVSLLVSAAAAAIALVLGVTLGLVSGYYGGRADAIIMRLVDVQLAVPFVLLTLLVVAVLGPGIRNLVLVMGITGWVTYARVARGEALALREREYVSAARASGATDARILGRHMLPNMGATLLVVLTIDLARFVLLEGTMSFLGFGVQPPTPSLGALLNEGLNSIAIAWWPVMIPGLALAILLLGINLWGDWLADRLTGSPAA
- a CDS encoding ABC transporter substrate-binding protein produces the protein MRRAAIRRTAVVLMVSTLPLLALWTPTTAAPAPATVTIARAAATLGMDPGFLREPGTIVDNIFDTLVIRDQTMKLTPGLATSWRLLNPTTWQFVLRRNVKFHNGGPFDANAVKFTVDRVLDPAKHSPTISYINTVTRVDVVDPYTVNVVTAQPDPLIPTRFSRYPTEIVPPAYVERVGDAGFAAHPVGTGPYAFVRWAKDDYVELAANNDYWRGAPKVKHVLFRWVPNDVDRIAALQRQEADIIEPVPVSWVATVERSPQLRVERVPHGGLTIYFGLKTDTAPLDKANVRRALAYAMDLPTIVKTILRGFATISGTQVGAFDFGYDAKITPYPYDPARAKSLLAEAGFPEGFAIDMQGTSRYLMGAEVSQAIAQEFAAVGVRAKLSVPEWTVYAQLVPVHKQAPIYMLGWGSTQTLDADAAIYPILHSDQPYSTVNMPELDRLLDDARHATDPSARLALYTKIQEFVHDQVPLLTLYQEDSLYGLDSRVAWTPRPDARIQVADIKLR
- a CDS encoding IclR family transcriptional regulator, which encodes MQRVQAVERAVMLLRYVSSTGGPVGIRECSRTLGVPRSALHRIAHTLAATGMLQTDADGRYRLGPLARGIASGFAEDHRLLRAAIREMETELKDVTSHVGRVDGGRVLVLAAREGQGPVKVSVHAGDRFYVHCTAIGKALLASLDDAEVADTVRAHGLPPRTPHTITTAAAFRRELAQVQKRGFSVTMEESTLGVASVGAPIRTGGAVPRMALSVSVPVQDVRTREALNRLAQRVLLSAERIAAAVPDFSPDGGRQAPAPADVATL
- a CDS encoding succinylglutamate desuccinylase/aspartoacylase family protein, encoding MLRLSEAGLHLEPGSRAAGFLTFEAAAHAPVRIPVVAVQGRQSGPTLWVQASLHGDEVDGVVAVLRWIERASFADLRGAVLAVPVLNMPAFLAGTAAHPADGVNLNRAFGSAGDTWTERFASWLLPIIAGHADAFVDLHGGGRDLEVEHFAFCDAAHKPSRELAAASGVRYVCTAPAGHAGALYRVLAGEGIPAVLVEAGGGTAWREDAVRLHQRAVDNVLGALGMIERPSPAAPQPPPPLIERTVELHARDEAAVVRHAAVGAVVALGETVVELRTLTGEAGPSISSPLPSAVLLSVAATARLRPGGSACLLGELAS